One segment of Macaca fascicularis isolate 582-1 chromosome 4, T2T-MFA8v1.1 DNA contains the following:
- the LOC102123548 gene encoding class I histocompatibility antigen, Gogo-B*0103 alpha chain precursor (The RefSeq protein has 1 substitution compared to this genomic sequence), whose protein sequence is MVPRTLLLLLSGALALTETWVGSHSLRYFSTAVSRPGRGEPWYLEVGYVDDTQFVRFDSDAASPRMEPRAPWMEQEGPEYWDRNTRNAKVNAETFRGDLRNLLRYYNQSEAGSHTFQWMYGCDLGPDGRLLRGYRQFAYDGRDYIALNEDLRSWTAADTTAQITQRKWEAARAAEKLRAYLEGECLEWLRRYLENGKETLQHADPPKTHVAHHPVSDHEAILRCWALGFYPAEISLTWQRDGEEQTQDTELVETRPAGDGTFQKWAAVVVPSGEEQRYTCHVQHKGLLEPLTLRWEPSSQSTIPIVGIVAGLAVLGAVVAAVMWKRKSLGHFLPTRGKRGSYSQAACSNSAQSSCVSLMDSKG, encoded by the exons ATGGTGCCCCGAaccctcctcctgctgctctcgGGGGCCCTGGCCCTGACCGAGACCTGGGTGG GCTCCCACTCCTTGAGGTATTTCAGCACCGCTGTCTCCCGGCCCGGCCGCGGGGAGCCCTGGTACCTCGAAGTCGGCTACGTGGACGACACGCAGTTCGTGCGGTTCGACAGCGACGCGGCGAGTCCGAGGATGGAGCCGCGGGCGCCGTGGATGGAGCAGGAGGGGCCGGAGTATTGGGACCGGAACACACGGAACGCCAAGGTCAACGCAGAGACTTTCCGAGGGGACTTGAGGAACCTGCTCCGCTACTACAACCAGAGCGAGGCAG GGTCTCACACCTTCCAGTGGATGTACGGCTGCGACCTTGGGCCCGACGGGCGCCTCCTCCGCGGGTACCGGCAGTTCGCCTACGACGGCAGGGATTACATCGCCCTGAACGAGGACCTGCGCTCCTGGACCGCCGCAGACACGACGGCTCAGATAACGCAGCGCAAGTGGGAGGCGGCCCGTGCGGCGGAGAAGCTGAGAGCCTACTTGGAGGGCGAGTGCCTGGAGTGGCTCCGTAGATACCTGGAGAACGGGAAGGAGACGCTGCAGCACGCGG ATCCCCCAAAGACACATGTGGCCCACCACCCCGTCTCTGACCATGAGGCCATCCTGaggtgctgggccctgggcttcTACCCTGCGGAGATCTCACTGACCTGGCAGCGGGATGGGGAGGAGCAAACTCAGGACACTGAGCTTGTGGAGACCAGGCCAGCAGGGGATGGAACCTTCCAGAAGTGGGCAGCTGTGGTGGTGCCTTCTGGAGAAGAGCAGAGATACACGTGCCATGTGCAGCACAAGGGGCTGCTGGAGCCCCTCACCTTGAGATGGG aGCCGTCTTCCCAATCCACCATCCCCATCGTGGGCATCGTTGCTGGCCTGGCTGTCCTAGGAGCTGTGGTTGCTGCTGTGATGTGGAAGAGGAAGAGCTTAG GACATTTTGTTCCCACAAGGGGAAAAAGAGGGAGCTACTCTCAGGCTGCAT GTAGCAACAGTGCCCAGAGCTCTTGTGTGTCTCTCATGGATTCTAAAG GCTGA